TTGATAGCAAATTGCGCCGCGCCATTGACTTACAATCGGGTGGGAACGGATATCTAATCCAAAAAGGACAAGTGCAGCAAGTCACATGGAAAAACGAAAATGGCAGACTGTACCCTTTTAAAGACGGCAAAAAGCTAGGGTTCGTCCCAGGCAAAACGTGGGTCAATATCGTACCTGAACAACCAGGCTTAAGCCAATCCGTCTCAATCACCTCGCAATAACTAAAGGAGTGTCACACATGCAAATTGATAAATTAAGAGGCAAGGAATTAGACCAATTATTTAAAGCGATTCTAACAATGGAATCAGTAGAAGAATGCTATCAACTATTTGATGACCTAGCGACAATGAACGAGGTACAATCCCTTGCTCAACGTCTAGAAGTAGCTCGCATGCTTCGTGAAGGATTCACGTATCACAAAATCGAAAACGACACAGGCGCATCTACTGCAACCATCTCCCGCGTCAAACGCAGCCTAAACTATGGCAACGACGCCTACGCAATGGCTCTCGATCGCGTTCAAGAATCTGAA
The nucleotide sequence above comes from Pontibacillus chungwhensis. Encoded proteins:
- a CDS encoding YerC/YecD family TrpR-related protein, whose protein sequence is MQIDKLRGKELDQLFKAILTMESVEECYQLFDDLATMNEVQSLAQRLEVARMLREGFTYHKIENDTGASTATISRVKRSLNYGNDAYAMALDRVQESEKENE